The genomic window GCAGCATCAGCCCGACCTTGAGTTTGGCTTGCTGTGCATGACCGAGCGTGGCGATGCAGGCCAAAGTCAACGCCGTGAACGTGGCACGTGCGGCGCAGGTGAAGCGAGGGGTCATGAAAGTCTCCTTTTATTGATGAACGAAACGGTCGCCAATATGGCTTGTTCCGGCTGATCGCGATGCGGGGAATGCCCGCAGTCGGCCAGCTCGAGCAACTCGGTTTGCGGCAGGCGCCGCTTGATGCCGCGAATCTGTTGAAGCGTGCCGTATTCGTCGTCGACGCCCTGCATCGCCAGCACTGGGCAGTCGATGCCGGTCAGCTCGGCCTCGATGTTCCAGTGCCTGAAACTCTGGTGCAGCCAGATGCGGCTCCATCCCAGAAAGGCCGAGTCGGCGCTGTCGTGATAGCGACCCAGTCGCTGCGGCAGGTCAGTGGTCTCGTAGGCTGCGCGCGCCTGTTCGATGGCCTGCACCGTCTTGTCTTCGACAAGGATGTGCGGCGCGGCGACCACGAGGCCCGCCACCTGTTCGGGCGAATGGGCGGCGAACAGCAGCGCGATGGAGCCGCCATCGCTGTGGCCGAACAACCAGATGGGTTCGTTGATGCCGAGGGCGCCCAGCAGCCTGGGCAGCACCTCTTGCGCCTGCCGGTGCATGAAGTCGAGCTCCCATTTCTCGTTGACGCCGCGGGGTGTGGAGCGACCGTAGCCGGGGCGCGAAAACACCAGCCCCCGAAAGCCGCCCGCCTCGCACAGCCGCTGCGGGAAATCCTTCCACATCGCAACCGAGCCGAGGCCTTCGTGCAGAAACACGATCAACGGTGCACCGACGCGCTCGGGCGCGATGCGCACGACCTCGATGCGCACCGCGCGCTCGCGCCACTGGAGGGTGGCGAATTCGCAATCCGACGTCACGCGGCCTGTTCCCGCTCGCGCAGGCGGAAGCGCTGGATCTTGCCGGTGGCGGTCTTGGGCAGTTCGTCGACGAACTCGATGAAGCGTGGGTATTTGTAGGGCGCCAGTCGGTTTTTGACGAAGGCCTTGAGCTCGTCGTCGCTGGCGGTCTGGCCGGCCTTGAGCACCACGTAGGCCTTGGTCTTGGTCAAGCCGTCCGCATCCGGTTTGCCGATCACCGCGGCTTCGAGCACGGCCGGGTGCAGCATCAGCGTCGACTCGACCTCGAAGGGCGAAACGTAGATCCCGCTGACCTTCAGCATGTCGTCGCTGCGGCCGGCATAGGTGTAGTAGCCGTCTGCATCGCGCGAGTATTTGTCGCCGCTCTGGGTCCAGCCGTCCTTG from Variovorax sp. PAMC28562 includes these protein-coding regions:
- a CDS encoding alpha/beta fold hydrolase, coding for MTSDCEFATLQWRERAVRIEVVRIAPERVGAPLIVFLHEGLGSVAMWKDFPQRLCEAGGFRGLVFSRPGYGRSTPRGVNEKWELDFMHRQAQEVLPRLLGALGINEPIWLFGHSDGGSIALLFAAHSPEQVAGLVVAAPHILVEDKTVQAIEQARAAYETTDLPQRLGRYHDSADSAFLGWSRIWLHQSFRHWNIEAELTGIDCPVLAMQGVDDEYGTLQQIRGIKRRLPQTELLELADCGHSPHRDQPEQAILATVSFINKRRLS